The genomic window GCAACTGCACGACCGGGACATCGGCTACCCGGTCGCGATAACTGCGGGCCTCCGCCAGCAGCTGCTCCAGGTAGCTGGACGCCAGCCCATATTGCTGGGTCACCACCTTGTTACAGGCACAGAAGTAACAGAGGGAACGGCAGAACGGGATATGCACATAGAGAGAGAGCGCGCGTATATCTTTCAGCGCCGCCCAGGGCTCGGCCCCGCCCAGCGCCCCAAAGCGGTCCGCAGTGGGGTAGGACGTGTAGCGCGGACAGGAAGAGCCGTAGCGATTGAGAAGCGCCGCACTGGGCACGGAATCGGCCTGCACCATTTCTTCACACCTGTGGTAAATCGTTGGTGCAAGCCTACTGAGGCGGGACGGGCTCCCTCTTGATACACATCAAGTTGCCCGCCGAGTCAGTCGCCCGCAGGTCGCCGGAACAGGTTCTGGATACTGGAGAAGTCCAGCCGGCGGTTGTCGTCATCACCGCCGTGCAGCTGGTAGAGGTTCTTGGCCAGAGCCCCAAGGGGAGTGGAAGTGGCGCTACCGGCGGCAGTATCCATTGCCAGCCCCAGATCCTTCAGCATCAGCGCCACAGAGAAGCCACCGCTATAGCCCCGGGAGGCAGGCACCCCCTCCATCACACCGGGATAGGGGTTGTACTTGTCCAGCGACCAGTTGTCGCCGGAGCTGGCCTTCATGATCTCCGACAGCACCGTCGGATCCAGGCCGTTGTCCACCCCCAGCTGCAGTGCCTCGGCGGTGCCGATCATATGAATGGCCAGCAGCATGTTGTTACAGATCTTGGCCACCTGGCCACAGCCCGCCGGTCCGGCGTGAAAGATGTTGGCACCCATGGCCGACAGCACCGGCCGCGCCGCCTCCACTGGCGCTGCCTCGCCACCACACATAAAGGACAGTGTGCCCGCAGCCGCCGCGGCGGTGCCACCGGAAACCGGGGCGTCGATGGCACGGATACCCCGCTCGTCAGCCGCGGCAATCAGCTGGCGGGCATCGCTGGCGGCGATGGTGGAGCAGTCGATGACCAGCGTCTTGGAATCCAATGCCTGCAGAAGCCCGCGCGCCCCCAGATAGAGCTCCTTGACGATGCCGCCATTGGGCAACATCGAGATCACCGCATCGGCACCACTGACCGCATCGTGGGCACTGTCAGCCGTCGCACAGCCATCCTGCCGCGCCTGCGCCAGGGCCGGCGCGGCGGGGTCGAACGCGGTCACGGAAAAGCCGGCTTTGACCAGGTTCGCCGCCATGGGGCCACCCATATTGCCCAGGCCGAGAAATGCGATTTTTTCCATGAGGTTTTCCTCTCTCTTTATTTCTTTTATTTCCTTCAGTTCCTTCACGAGCAGCCCGGGACCGGCTTGAAGAACCTAGAGGTCCGCCAGCGGATGCGCTCCCTGCCAGGGTGGCTCGAAGCAATGCTCGACATCTTTCCAGTCGATCCCGTTAAGGCTGTCGGGCTGCCACTGGGGCGAGCGGTCCTTATCGATCAACAGTGCGCGCACGCCCTCTCGGAAGTGACCAGTGGCACAGAGATTCACTGCCAGAGTCAGCTCCATCTGGAACACCTCGGCAAGGGACTGGTGGCGGCCACGCCTCAACTGCTCCCAGACGATCCAGGGCGTCAGGGGGGAACCGCCGGCAAGGGTTTTCGCGGCCTTGTTCAGCCACTCATCCTCACCCTCGTAGCTGATAATGGAGTCACAGACCTCCGGCAGGCTGGCGAAGTCCGTCAGCACCTGGATCTGGTCGTAATGGGCGCGCAGGTTGGATGCCGGCTGCCGGTCGAGGCGCAGCTCCAGCCCTTTCAGGCAGTCGCTGACCAGTCGGTGATTCTCGCCCTCGTTTGCGGAGAAAGGCAGATCGGCCAGGGAATCCAGCGTGGCGAGGCGTTCGTTGTCAGCGATCATGCGATCCGCAAGCCCGGCAAACAGGGAGTCACTGCCGTTGAACTGGGCCCCGGTGAGGCCGAGAAACAGCCCCAGGCGCCCGGGCATCCGGTTCAGGAACCAGCTGCCACCCACATCGGG from Microbulbifer aggregans includes these protein-coding regions:
- the mmsB gene encoding 3-hydroxyisobutyrate dehydrogenase, with the translated sequence MEKIAFLGLGNMGGPMAANLVKAGFSVTAFDPAAPALAQARQDGCATADSAHDAVSGADAVISMLPNGGIVKELYLGARGLLQALDSKTLVIDCSTIAASDARQLIAAADERGIRAIDAPVSGGTAAAAAGTLSFMCGGEAAPVEAARPVLSAMGANIFHAGPAGCGQVAKICNNMLLAIHMIGTAEALQLGVDNGLDPTVLSEIMKASSGDNWSLDKYNPYPGVMEGVPASRGYSGGFSVALMLKDLGLAMDTAAGSATSTPLGALAKNLYQLHGGDDDNRRLDFSSIQNLFRRPAGD
- a CDS encoding enoyl-CoA hydratase/isomerase family protein — translated: MDQDPPVLFSRRGALALATLNLPKALNALNLEMIELLDRQLQEWAADDSVACVWIEGSGEKGFCAGGDVVSLYKASNGYGEAPETEYTTEFFSREYRLDYRIHTYSKPVVVWGSGIVMGGGIGIMAGASHRIVTERTRMAMPEVTIGLFPDVGGSWFLNRMPGRLGLFLGLTGAQFNGSDSLFAGLADRMIADNERLATLDSLADLPFSANEGENHRLVSDCLKGLELRLDRQPASNLRAHYDQIQVLTDFASLPEVCDSIISYEGEDEWLNKAAKTLAGGSPLTPWIVWEQLRRGRHQSLAEVFQMELTLAVNLCATGHFREGVRALLIDKDRSPQWQPDSLNGIDWKDVEHCFEPPWQGAHPLADL